The nucleotide sequence GGAAAAGAGATCGAGGTATTTGCTGTTCGTTTGGAAGAACAGTTCAATTTGCTTAACGACATACCAAGTGCAGCCAAATTTGGTGGCGCAACAGGAAACTACAACGCCCATAAAGTAGCCTACCCTCAAATTGATTGGAAAGAATTTGGGCAAAAATTTGTTCAGGAGAAGCTTGGTCTACACCATTCCTTCCCAACTACGCAGATAGAGCATTATGACCATATGGCCGCCTTGTTCGACTGCCTCAAGAGAATCAATACTATTATAATAGATTTGGATAGGGATTTTTGGACCTATGTTTCCATGGACTATTTTAAACAGAAAATAAAAGCTGGCGAGGTGGGATCTTCCGCCATGCCCCATAAGGTAAACCCTATCGACTTTGAAAACTCGGAAGGGAATTTGGGGATAGCCAATGCCATTTTTGAACATTTATCGGCGAAACTTCCTATTTCCAGGTTACAAAGGGATTTAACGGATAGCACAGTGCTTAGAAATGTTGGCGTGCCTTTTGGCCATACGCTTATCGCCTTCCAATCCACATTAAAGGGGTTGAATAAACTATTGTTGAATAAGGAGAAGTTTGAACAGGACCTAGAAAATAATTGGGCCGTAGTAGCCGAAGCTATTCAGACCATTTTAAGGCGTGAAGCTTATCCCAATCCTTATGAAGCATTGAAGGGATTAACACGGACCAATGAGAAGATTACACAGCTGTCCATATCCAATTTTATCGATACCTTGGAAACAACGGAAGAAATAAAATCCGAATTGAAACAAATTACTCCAAGTAATTATACGGGTATTTAATCCCAAGCTAGAGAAGCCCCTTAGGTATAACCTTCACAATATAAACAAAAAGCCATCCAGAGAGCCATAGCGATACTCTGGATGACTTTTTTATAGTGACCACAAAGGAACAAAGCTTACCCCTTCTTTTGTATCTCCACCTGATGTGGATATGGTATCTCTATCCCCGCCTTATCAAGTGCCAACTTGCAATTTTCCAATGTCTCAAAATATACCGACCAATAGTCTGACGGAACACAAAAGGGACGTACGGCGAAATTCACGGAGCTATCCGCCAACTCCGAGACGTTAACGGATGGTGCAGGGTCTTTCAACACCTTTGGATTGGACAACAATACCTCCAACAATACTTCCTTGGCCTTCTTAATATCCTCATCATATCCGATTCCAATGGTAGTGTCCACCCTCATCTTACCTTCAGCGGTATAATTAATAATGTTGCCATTGGCCATGGCGCCATTGGGCACAATGGCCAGCTTATTTTGTGGGGTTATAAGTTTTGTTGTGAAAATTTCAATTTCCTTTACGCTACCCAATACTCCCTGTGCCTCTATTAAGTCTCCAATTTTGTAAGGCTTAAAAATCATAATCAAAACCCCGCCTGCGAAGTTGGACAATGAGCCCTGAAGTGCTAAGCCAACGGCCAAGCCAGCGGCTGCGATTACAGCGGCGAAGGTGGTGATATTTATCCCTAACTGCCCAATGACAACTAGGATCAAAAATATTTTAAGGACCCATGATACCATACTGAGTAAAAAACGTTGTAAGGATGCATCGTATTTACTACTGTACATAACCTTTCTTGTACCACCAATAATTCTTTTAATAACCCATAATCCAATTACAAAAATCAGGAAAGCCGTTAGTACCTTAGGTCCAAACTCCTTTGCCAATTCTATTCCGTAATTAAGCCATTCTTCTGCTTTTTCCATGATGTAATATAGTTAGTGTTTTTAGATGTACTAATATAGAAATTGAATCCGTAATAGCTTGATAATCTTAGTTATAAATATTTATGAAATGCCATTAACCCTATTTTAGGGTTGCCCACCCAAATATAACATACCACAAAAAAAGCCCTGAATTGCCGATTGACAAAACAGAGCTTATTAACTTTATTTTCAATATGTTAATACATCGTCTTTTATTTACCCCTTCAAAAAATTACCGATTTCACCTAAGCCTTCTCCCTTATAATCGGATTTTTCAACCGCCTTCATAAACTGGACCAATTTGGCAGGGCTCATATTTTTGCCCAATACCCGTACCAGTATAAAACCCTTATCATCACTATCACCATAGATGATTACCTCGTCAATGGCATCATCATCACCCAAATATCTTACGGAAGCTTTCCCATATTTGGTGTTCATTTTCATCAGCTCTGTGAATTTGCCATTTTTTAAGATGGCAGTTATATTCGCTTTTTCATTCTGAAACTCCATTAGGTTGTCCTCGGTTATTTTAAACGCCAGGATATTTAATTTTTTTAATGACCCAAGTGCTTCCCTTTGGTCTTCGGTTAAATCGGCCTTCTCCATGTTCAACAGGCTTACAGGCAGATCGACAGATAAAAAATTAGGATTATCCGCATTGTCTACAAAATATTCCTGTAGACTTTGTGTTGACGAACATGCAGACATTACAAAGATCAACAATATTGCCCACACCAATTTCTCGACTCTTGTTTTCATTTCCTATATTATAAAGTTTTGATCAAGTAGGGTAATGGCCTTTTTAGTTGACCACTACCCTAGCCTGTTATTACTTGTTCTTACCCGCCTTATTTAACTCGGACGGCAAATTCATCTTTTGAGTCAACGATCCAATCTTGTTTAGATCAATATCTCCGGTGAGCGATAACAATACCGTTTCAAATTTCCTATCATTGATTTCCACGTTCCCATTTTTAATACCGGTAACAAACATGAGCAATTCGCTTACATGGTCTTCATCCTTCCCGCTTTTGATGTAAAACTTTACATTGGCATCCTTATCCTTGACCCGCATAAGTTCCTGTAATGATGAAGATTTCAAATACTTCTCCATAGTAATCTGCATGTCTGTAGAAATCTTTTTATCCTCAGTAATAAAAACCTTTAAATTTTTCAAGTTTTGGGCTATGTCCATAAAATCCTGAGCCTCCTTGTCATCGACCTCAACATTTATCTTGCTCAACAATTTAAACATACTTTCATTGACCACAACGGCGCTCACATTGTCCAAATCTTCAAATTTATCGAACATAGATTGTGAAAACCCCATTAAAGGCAACACGGCCACTAATACTATTATGATATTCTTCTTCATCTTTTTTAATTTAATTTTTGTTGTAAATTTTTTGTTTTGTTTCTTCAAACTCCCGTAAATAAGCTACTTTCTCGGTTCCCTTACCAAGATTGGTCGCCAGAAGACTCAATGCCTTTTTGGTTTCCTGATAGGCATATTCTGCTTCTTTCTGTTCTTGATAACTTCTTCCAAAATATATACCAAATATCAAAATGCTCACTGCCGCAATGGAAATCCACTTTATATAACTTTTTTTCCTAGGTTTTAGTGGAACCTGTCTGGTAAACTTTTCTTCTCTGGCTATGGAAAAATACTGAAACATTGGGGCATATTCTTTTAAGTGCAAAGGAAGATCTTCCTTGGCAAAATATTCCCTCAACATTTCTTCTTCGGCAACCGTAGCAGTTGCTTCAAAATACCTTTCCAATAATTTTTCTATATTACTTAATTCCATAATTGTGCTTTTGAACTAATTTTTCCCTCACTGTTTTTCGCGCTCTGGATAAAGCTACCCTAACTGCCGTAGCACTCATATCCAATAGTTCTGCTATTTCCTCAAATTCATACTGCTCCACATCCCTTAACTGTAAGACCATTTTTTGCTGTTCCGGCAATTCCTGCATAATTCTTTCTATCCAACTTAAACTATCACTGACCTCCACCTGATTTTGCAGGGAAACATTGTCATCCCTGTAATTGCTGTGTACCAATTTTAAGTTTCCAGCCTGTTTGGACTTAAGTCGGTCCAAGCAAAAATTCTTGGTCATCATCATGGCATAAGCTTCTACATTATTGTAGTTTTCCATCATATTATTCTTGGACCATAGCTTCATTAAGATTTCCTGTGTGGCATCCTCGGCTTCTTCTTTAGAGACCAACAAACGTTTTGCCAGTCTGTACAGTTTATCCTTAAATGGCAATACCACATTTAAAAACTCCGTTTGTTGCATTTTGGTTTAGTTGTTTATAATCCTAAATAACAGGCTTACAATAGGAAGACGACATACATCGAATTTTGTTACAATTAATATCAAATTAGGTCCAATGTAAGTAAATTAGCGCAAAGGAAACCAAATTGGCATTATTACCGTATATAAATAAAATCGTTCCCCAAAACTGATTCATACTTTTTTAATGGAATGATATTTGTGAGTCTCTACTCGTAAGTTTTGGCAATTATTTTAAAAATTATGAAGAAGTATTTATTGATTTTTTTAGGATTGAGTTTGTTCCTCTCAAGTTGTAGCAAGAATGATGACACCCAGATTGCCGAGGAAATACAAGAAAATATTACTCCCCCGGAAGCAGAAATAGATGTAACAGTCCAAAACTTTATGTGGCAGACCATGAATACCTATTATTTTTGGCAAAGTGATGTAGTGGACTTGGGAGATTACCGTTTTGCTTCCTATGACGATTATGTATCATATTTGGAAACCGAGGAAGACCCCGGAAAATTTTTTGACGAAAAATTACTTTACACGGAAGACCGATTTAGTTTTTATTCCGATGATTATGAGGAATTGACTCAATCTTTCGCAGGAATATCCAAGAGTAATGGTTTGGAATTCGGTTTGAGCCTATTTGCCAATAGTGATGATGTTTATGGATATGTGCGCTACATTGTTCCAAATTCCAATGCCTCCACCAAAGATATCCAAAGAGGGGACATTTTTACCGGTGTCAATGGCACTACCCTTAACCTGGACAACTATATAGACCTATTATTTGGTGATAACGATTCCTACACCTTAAATATGGCTGAAATCTCCAATAATGTTATTACCGATACGGACAGGGAAGTTTCACTAACAAAAGAAGCCAACTTGACCGAAAATCCGATCCTTATCAACCAGGTATTGGAAACGGGAGGAAAAAAAATAGGCTATATAATGTACAATGCCTTTACCAATGAATTTGACGAACAGTTGAACACCGCCTTTGGCGAGTTCAAGTCAGCAGGGGTTACGGAACTAGTATTGGACCTTAGGTACAACCCTGGTGGGTCGGTAAATTCGGCCCGATTATTATCCAGTATGATTTATGGTACTTATACCAATAGTGTTTTCCTAAAAGCCAGATATAATGACAAACTACAATCGGAGTTTAAGGACGCTGACCTCATTGAGTATTTTGCCGACGCAACGGACAACAATACTCCTATAAATACGTTAGGCCTAAACAAGGTGTATATCATTGCTACTGGCAGTAGTGCATCGGCAAGCGAATTGGTTATGAATGGCTTGGACCCTTACATAAATGTAATCCATATAGGAACCACAACGACTGGAAAGAACGAATTTTCGGTTACCTTTGTAGACGATTTGGAGAATGGCAATGTTTACAATCCTGATAGAGAGGATAAAATCAACCCCGATAATCATTGGGCAATTCAACCATTGATAGGGCGAAATGAAAATACCAATGGCTTTTCCGAGTATACGGACGGACTTGCACCTGACATTTCGTTGAGTGAGGATCTATCCAATTTAGGAATATTGGGCAATATGGATGAACCCCTGTTGGCCAAGGCCATTGCCGAGATTACAGGAACTACTGCAAAAATGGATTTTACAGTTGATATGCCGGTAAAATTAATTAGTAGCTCCAAAATGTTCACAAAGATTAAGGATAATATGTTTATGGATATCAAAAAACCCTTAAACTTGACAAAAAAACAATAGTCAGTCCTCTTTATAAAGTGCCGCTTAAGGCTACAAAGATTAACATAGGCAAAATATTGAGCGACACTATTAATATTACAACTACATTATGAAAAAAATCTTAGGCCTACTTTTAATTGCCATAGCCCTTTCCTGCTCCGACAAGGATGATGACGCGTTCGTCTATCCCAAGGAGTCAACTGTGCAGAATTTTATGTGGCAAGGCCTAAATCTTTGGTATTTTTGGCAGGCGGACGCTCCTAATTTAGGTGATAGCCGATTCACATCCAATGACGACTATGTGGCCTATCTTGAATCCTATACCGATCCTGAGGAATTCTTTTACCAGACCTGTTACAAACACTCTAAGGTAGTTGGCAGCAGCTCCGCTATTGATCGCTTTAGTTTTGTTGAGGACGATTACGAAACATTGGTAAATTCATTAAGTGGCGTGTCCAAAAGCAATGGGCTGGAATTTGGATTGGCCCGAAATGAGGGTAGTACCGACCTTTTCGGGTACGTAAGGTATATAATCCCAAACTCCAATGCTTCCACCAAAGACATTGCCAGAGGGGATATCTTTACTAGAGTAAACGGGGTTCAGCTCAACGACGCTAATTATATAAGCCTCCTTTTTGGAAATTCGGATACCTACACCTTAGGTATGGCAGATATTTCCGGAACAATAGTTACGGATAATGATAAGGAAGTAACATTGACCAAGTCCGAAGGATTGCAAGAGGATCCAATATTGGTTGCGAAGACCGTAGAGGTCAACGGAACCAAAATTGCCTATCTCATGTACAACGGTTTTACAAATAGCTATAATGAACAACTAAATACGGTCTTTGGACAGTTTAAAACGGCTGGGGCTACGGAATTGGTACTTGATCTTAGGTATAACCCAGGAGGTTCGGTAAACAGTTCCAGATTATTGGCCAGTATGGTATATGGCACCAATACCAGTGAATTATATGTAAGACAACGATGGAATGACAAAATACAATCCATGCTGAACAAAGAGCAATTGGAAGATTATTTTGCAAATAAAACAGACTCTGGAACAGCATTGAATAGTCTAAACCTAAACAAAGTATATGTTCTGGCAACAGGCAGCTCTGCATCGGCCAGTGAATTGGTCATGAACGGACTGGCACCCTACGTTAATGTTTTTCATATTGGCGAAACTACCAGGGGCAAGAACGAGTTTTCCGTTACCATGGTAGATGACATAGACAATGACTATATCTATAGGTCCGACAGGGAAAATAAGATAAACCCCAGTAATAGGTGGGCAATGCAACCGCTTATGGGAAGAAATGAAAATTCTGAAGGATTTTCGGACTATACCTTAGGATTGACCCCCGATGTTGTTTTAGCGGAAGATCTTGCGGATCTAGGAGTTTTAGGGGATATAAACGAGCCGCTTTTTGCTAGGGCAATCCAAGAAATTACAGGAGTAAGTGCCAAAAAGGACTTTAGCGTAAAAATGCCAGTAAATGAAATATCCAACTCCAAAATGTTTACACCTTTAAAGGATAATATGTATCTGGACAAACCTGTTGATATTACTTTTCAATAGGCTTTGTACTTAGATTAATACCATCCAAAGCTATAAAACATACCCCCCCTCTTCTACTTGGTCCTTACCTTGTAAAAGAGGGGGTTTCGTTTTACATTTGTTATTGGTCAAGTAACCTTCTAGATTTCCTTTGTCAAAGAAACCCAACCTAATAGACCAATAACCTAATTAAAGTAAATTCCCCCAGGAACTATCCCCACCGTTAATGCTTTTATAGTCAGTTCAGTATTTAGATCATAAACTGTAAGCGTTCCATTACTGGCATAATCTCCTGCATCTGTTCCGTACAACCTGCCATTATTAACGACCATGGTATAAAAACTGACGCCTTCCAAGACGGTTTCCATATTCAAGCTTGTTGCCGACAAACTCTGTTCAAATACGGTATCTCCCAAACGATAGTACAAAATACCCCCATCCAAATTTAAACTACTGGGATGCTGGGTTGTTTCGAATTGGATATTGTTATCTACCTCATTGGTGACCGTATTGATCTTTGTCAGCACCCCTGCAGTTTCATCCCCCGTATAAGCAGGTTTGCCCGAAGCCAGTACCCATAAGTTCCCGGAGGCATCCAATTGCATGGAATTGGGCACGTCCCCCACTGTAAGCGTTTTTATTAGCTCGTTGGAAGTGGTATTGATAACCGAAACCTTATTGTTCTGCCCCCATGCACCCTGATGGGCTACATAAACCGTATTGTCCTTGGCCAAAATGGCCTCAGGGCCCAAAATTACAGATATGGTACCCTCTACGGTATAATTCTGAAGATTGATAATGGCTACGAAATCGTCTGTTTCATCTGCAGTATCACCCCAGTTGGTAACATACCCCTTGCCGTTAGCTTCAATAAAATACCTAGGATTGTTCAATCCGTCGGTAATGCTCGCTATTTTTTCAAAAGTATATCTATTTACTACATTTATCTTGTTGGAGACATTGGCCACTATAAAAGCCTCATTCTCCGTAAATCCTATCGACTGTACAACATTTCCTAAATCCTCATCATTCGTCATTTTATAAATTCCGTTATTTACTACGGACAGATCCTCGGAAATAAAAGTGACCGTTCCCGTGCCATTACTAAAGGGGCCTTCATTGGAAACCAATATTCCATTTGCGTAATCGCCCATTGGCTCTTGGATCTCCTCATCATCATTGGAACAAGACCAGGATAGGCCGATAATCAATAGCGGAAAAAATACATTTCTAATCTTCATTTGTTTAAGCTGATTTAAAATTTAGTAATTAATTGTAGTTGAAAATTTCTATTGGGCATTGGCCTATAGGCCACGTTCTGATAATTTTTATCAAACAAATTGTTCACCTTTAAACCCAAAATAAATTTGATTCCGGAAATGTTAGGCCAATGGTAATCCAATCCTATGTTCCCAACTGTATATGAGGACAAACTGTCGCTATTGTCGGTGGTGGTGTAGACCGAGCCAGTGTATAGAAATTGATAAAAGGCCACCAACTTCTTATATTGATAAGACAAATTTGATCTCAACATATGCTCAGGCACATAAAGAAGCTGATTTTTGGTTGTATTGTCGATCGATTTGGTATAGGCATATTCACTTTCCCAAACCAATTCTTGATTTCCCCATTTCCTTTTCCAGTCAAAACCCAGTTCCATTCCGTATTGGGAAACATCCTGAACATTCATCGCCATCCAAACTCCCTGTGTATTGGGTCGCCATTGAATTAGGTTATCGGTTGTAATACTATAGGCATTTAATGAAAGAGCTATATTTTTTACTTCTATTGTTTGTCCAATTTCCACCTGCCAAGAGGTTTCTGGCAAGACCTCCAAATTACCACTAGCTCCTGCCCCGGACCAATAAAGATCATTGAACGTTGGAACTCTATGGTTTTTGGATCCGTTGATATTTATAATGTAGTTTTTGGCAACCTTGTAACTGCTGTTCAGTGAAAAAAGAAAGGGGTTTTGATAATCGCTGACTACTTCTTGTCTCAGGTTAACACCATAATTCAATTTATCCGAGAGTTCATGGGAAAATAAAAAAGTACCGGAAACGAAACTTCTTTGGGCATTCTCAATAGAAGTCCCCTTGGCCCAAATGGAAGAAAAATCTATAATTCCATTCAAGGTTATTTTGTTCAATTGATATTTGTAATCATAGTTGGCAAGGAGGGTGTTGGCTTGCCCAAAGCTAAACTCCTCCCTTTGATTATTTGGGAAATACCGATAACGTTCATACAAATGCCCCACTTTTAAACGAGCGATCTTCCGTTCGTTAAAGCTACTGAGCTCTATGAGCGACCTGTGGTTTAAATCCCTGTAATTTTCATTGGCCGGGGCCGTCAGGGTACCCGAAAAATCCCTATCCCCGTTAAAGGTATTGTGGTAGACTTTTAAAATTTGTTGATCTGACAAGATAAAACCAACATTGGCATTTATATTAAGTTGATCGTACGCACCATTCTCGTTCCTTAAATCCGTTCCCAAATACTTGTAATCGTTATCCGAAGCTATGTGGTTGACTCCAATTTGAAGGGACGTTTTTTCCTTTCCAAGTGAAGTATTAAAAGCCAATTTACTGGTATTAAAACTACCATAACTTGTCTGTAAACTATTTTTCCAGCCGTCATTAAACCTAAAGCTATCGTTTAGCAGAATAACCCCCCCAACTGCGCCACTCCCATATTGTACAGACCCGCCACCACTTCTAACCACAACATCCCCATAGTTCCCAGGAATTAAAGTATTGAAATCTGTCTGACCGGTAAGTTGGGAATTTATGTTTATCCCATTCCAAACAACAGCGGTCTGTTGGGCGTTGGTACCGCGAAATGAAGCCGAAGAGACCATTCCATAACCATTTTCCTTAAAATATATATTTGAATTGTACCTTAATAGATCGGTTAGTGAGCTACCACTTTTTTCTTGTACGGAATCATTGACTACCCTAACTTTTGTTCCTTTGGAAAAATGAAGCAGTTTGGCGTCGCTCAAAATAACCTCGTCCAAAACAATAACGCCATCTCTCTGCCCAAAAACTTGAGCAAAGGCCATAAGTCCAATAAAAAATAAAAATAATTGCTTTTTTTCCATATTCAAGAAGATCCTTTGCCCGAAGATCTTTTCTATTTTGTGCTGAATATGGCAGGTCTCCTGACTTGCGTACTATCATTTACCTTCCCACCCCATAATTTAGGGCAGTGGTATTAGAAGAAATGATAGCCATCCAATAAACATGGATTAAGCTCACAGTTGCGGGAACAGTTTCGGAGTTTCACCGAATTCCCTTTTAATCCTACCCCTATAACATTAGGGAATAGAAACCAAAATTCGCAGCGAAACTACTACTTTTTTTTGGAAGTATCACTGTCTTTTTTTCTATTTAGTTTATAGGCCAACCAAATAAAACCGACCAAAAAATGCACGACTATAACAGCCGCAATAATGTATATTAGGGTGTTGGACTCTCCTCTCATAATTTTTTATTTGCCCAAAAATAAATACTCTGGTCGCAATAAATTATGACTATTGTTAGGCTTTTAGAAATTTCGATTCAAGAAATTAATGCTACTTTTGAATTCTGAAACAAACCTAAAGCCTCTTGAACAAAGCCCTGCTTTTACCAATCCTTCTATACATTTGTTCTTGTAAACAGACTAAGAAAGAGACTGTTACCAGCTCTGCTTTATCGCAGGCCATTAACATAGAATATGCCCAAGGTTTTACAGTTAATAGGACATCGCCCGATGTAACCATTATTAAAGTATCCTCACCTTGGCCGGAATCGGAAGACAGTTTCACTTACGCCTTGGTAGATAAAGAAAAATTGTCGACCATTACATTAAATAGGGATGAGTATAATGCCATAATTGGGGTGCCCGTCCAAAAAATAGTAGTAACCTCTACCACTCATATCCCTTCATTGGAAGCCCTGGGAGAGACCGAAAAATTAATAGGATTCCCGGATACGGAGTACGTATCCTCCCCAAAGACCAGAAAGCGAATAAATGAGGGCTTGGTGCAGGAATTGGGCAACAATGAATCCTTGAATTCAGAAATGGTAATCGCATTAAATCCGGAGGTAGTGGTAGGATTTAGCATTGACCACCAAAATAAGGCCTACGAAACTATACAACGATCCAATATTCCGGTTGTTTACAATGGAGATTGGACAGAAGAATCACCATTGGGGAAAGCAGAATGGATAAAGTTTTTTGCTCCATTTTTTCAAAAAGAAAAAGAGGCGGATAGTATTTTCAAATCCATCAAGGACAATTACAATAATGCCAAGGCACTTGCAAAAAAAGCGAATATACGGCCAAGTGTTCTAAGCGGAGCCCTTTATAAAGATATCTGGTACCTGCCAGGAGGGAAAAGTTGGGCCTCTAAATTTATAGAAGATGCAAATGCCGAATATCTATGGAACGATACAGCTTCAAATGGAAGCCTTTCCCTAAGTTTGGAAAGTGTAATAGAGCGTGCCCATGATGCCGATTTCTGGATTTCCCCCTCACAATTTGGGAGTTTTTCGGAATTAAACAAAGCCAACCGACATTATGCCCAGTTCTCTGCTTTCAGAAATAAAAAGGTGTATACCTATGCCAATTCCAAA is from Arenibacter algicola and encodes:
- the purB gene encoding adenylosuccinate lyase; its protein translation is MSLNKLNAISPIDGRYRNKIDSLASYFSEEALIKYRVRVEIEYFIALCEIPLPQLSNFDNSKFNDLRKIYIDFDSEDAMAIKEIEKVTNHDVKAVEYFIKKEFDKLGLESHKEFIHFGLTSQDINNTAIPLSIKEAMNEVYVPQYLEVLNKLTALVKEWEAVPMLARTHGQPASPTRLGKEIEVFAVRLEEQFNLLNDIPSAAKFGGATGNYNAHKVAYPQIDWKEFGQKFVQEKLGLHHSFPTTQIEHYDHMAALFDCLKRINTIIIDLDRDFWTYVSMDYFKQKIKAGEVGSSAMPHKVNPIDFENSEGNLGIANAIFEHLSAKLPISRLQRDLTDSTVLRNVGVPFGHTLIAFQSTLKGLNKLLLNKEKFEQDLENNWAVVAEAIQTILRREAYPNPYEALKGLTRTNEKITQLSISNFIDTLETTEEIKSELKQITPSNYTGI
- a CDS encoding mechanosensitive ion channel family protein is translated as MEKAEEWLNYGIELAKEFGPKVLTAFLIFVIGLWVIKRIIGGTRKVMYSSKYDASLQRFLLSMVSWVLKIFLILVVIGQLGINITTFAAVIAAAGLAVGLALQGSLSNFAGGVLIMIFKPYKIGDLIEAQGVLGSVKEIEIFTTKLITPQNKLAIVPNGAMANGNIINYTAEGKMRVDTTIGIGYDEDIKKAKEVLLEVLLSNPKVLKDPAPSVNVSELADSSVNFAVRPFCVPSDYWSVYFETLENCKLALDKAGIEIPYPHQVEIQKKG
- a CDS encoding DUF4252 domain-containing protein — translated: MKTRVEKLVWAILLIFVMSACSSTQSLQEYFVDNADNPNFLSVDLPVSLLNMEKADLTEDQREALGSLKKLNILAFKITEDNLMEFQNEKANITAILKNGKFTELMKMNTKYGKASVRYLGDDDAIDEVIIYGDSDDKGFILVRVLGKNMSPAKLVQFMKAVEKSDYKGEGLGEIGNFLKG
- a CDS encoding DUF4252 domain-containing protein, coding for MKKNIIIVLVAVLPLMGFSQSMFDKFEDLDNVSAVVVNESMFKLLSKINVEVDDKEAQDFMDIAQNLKNLKVFITEDKKISTDMQITMEKYLKSSSLQELMRVKDKDANVKFYIKSGKDEDHVSELLMFVTGIKNGNVEINDRKFETVLLSLTGDIDLNKIGSLTQKMNLPSELNKAGKNK
- a CDS encoding RNA polymerase sigma factor gives rise to the protein MQQTEFLNVVLPFKDKLYRLAKRLLVSKEEAEDATQEILMKLWSKNNMMENYNNVEAYAMMMTKNFCLDRLKSKQAGNLKLVHSNYRDDNVSLQNQVEVSDSLSWIERIMQELPEQQKMVLQLRDVEQYEFEEIAELLDMSATAVRVALSRARKTVREKLVQKHNYGIK
- a CDS encoding S41 family peptidase; the encoded protein is MKKYLLIFLGLSLFLSSCSKNDDTQIAEEIQENITPPEAEIDVTVQNFMWQTMNTYYFWQSDVVDLGDYRFASYDDYVSYLETEEDPGKFFDEKLLYTEDRFSFYSDDYEELTQSFAGISKSNGLEFGLSLFANSDDVYGYVRYIVPNSNASTKDIQRGDIFTGVNGTTLNLDNYIDLLFGDNDSYTLNMAEISNNVITDTDREVSLTKEANLTENPILINQVLETGGKKIGYIMYNAFTNEFDEQLNTAFGEFKSAGVTELVLDLRYNPGGSVNSARLLSSMIYGTYTNSVFLKARYNDKLQSEFKDADLIEYFADATDNNTPINTLGLNKVYIIATGSSASASELVMNGLDPYINVIHIGTTTTGKNEFSVTFVDDLENGNVYNPDREDKINPDNHWAIQPLIGRNENTNGFSEYTDGLAPDISLSEDLSNLGILGNMDEPLLAKAIAEITGTTAKMDFTVDMPVKLISSSKMFTKIKDNMFMDIKKPLNLTKKQ
- a CDS encoding S41 family peptidase yields the protein MKKILGLLLIAIALSCSDKDDDAFVYPKESTVQNFMWQGLNLWYFWQADAPNLGDSRFTSNDDYVAYLESYTDPEEFFYQTCYKHSKVVGSSSAIDRFSFVEDDYETLVNSLSGVSKSNGLEFGLARNEGSTDLFGYVRYIIPNSNASTKDIARGDIFTRVNGVQLNDANYISLLFGNSDTYTLGMADISGTIVTDNDKEVTLTKSEGLQEDPILVAKTVEVNGTKIAYLMYNGFTNSYNEQLNTVFGQFKTAGATELVLDLRYNPGGSVNSSRLLASMVYGTNTSELYVRQRWNDKIQSMLNKEQLEDYFANKTDSGTALNSLNLNKVYVLATGSSASASELVMNGLAPYVNVFHIGETTRGKNEFSVTMVDDIDNDYIYRSDRENKINPSNRWAMQPLMGRNENSEGFSDYTLGLTPDVVLAEDLADLGVLGDINEPLFARAIQEITGVSAKKDFSVKMPVNEISNSKMFTPLKDNMYLDKPVDITFQ
- a CDS encoding YncE family protein: MKIRNVFFPLLIIGLSWSCSNDDEEIQEPMGDYANGILVSNEGPFSNGTGTVTFISEDLSVVNNGIYKMTNDEDLGNVVQSIGFTENEAFIVANVSNKINVVNRYTFEKIASITDGLNNPRYFIEANGKGYVTNWGDTADETDDFVAIINLQNYTVEGTISVILGPEAILAKDNTVYVAHQGAWGQNNKVSVINTTSNELIKTLTVGDVPNSMQLDASGNLWVLASGKPAYTGDETAGVLTKINTVTNEVDNNIQFETTQHPSSLNLDGGILYYRLGDTVFEQSLSATSLNMETVLEGVSFYTMVVNNGRLYGTDAGDYASNGTLTVYDLNTELTIKALTVGIVPGGIYFN
- a CDS encoding TonB-dependent receptor: MEKKQLFLFFIGLMAFAQVFGQRDGVIVLDEVILSDAKLLHFSKGTKVRVVNDSVQEKSGSSLTDLLRYNSNIYFKENGYGMVSSASFRGTNAQQTAVVWNGININSQLTGQTDFNTLIPGNYGDVVVRSGGGSVQYGSGAVGGVILLNDSFRFNDGWKNSLQTSYGSFNTSKLAFNTSLGKEKTSLQIGVNHIASDNDYKYLGTDLRNENGAYDQLNINANVGFILSDQQILKVYHNTFNGDRDFSGTLTAPANENYRDLNHRSLIELSSFNERKIARLKVGHLYERYRYFPNNQREEFSFGQANTLLANYDYKYQLNKITLNGIIDFSSIWAKGTSIENAQRSFVSGTFLFSHELSDKLNYGVNLRQEVVSDYQNPFLFSLNSSYKVAKNYIININGSKNHRVPTFNDLYWSGAGASGNLEVLPETSWQVEIGQTIEVKNIALSLNAYSITTDNLIQWRPNTQGVWMAMNVQDVSQYGMELGFDWKRKWGNQELVWESEYAYTKSIDNTTKNQLLYVPEHMLRSNLSYQYKKLVAFYQFLYTGSVYTTTDNSDSLSSYTVGNIGLDYHWPNISGIKFILGLKVNNLFDKNYQNVAYRPMPNRNFQLQLITKF